One Coccinella septempunctata chromosome 8, icCocSept1.1, whole genome shotgun sequence genomic window carries:
- the LOC123318346 gene encoding uncharacterized protein LOC123318346, with the protein MVAASKGSYLFGLLCLRVAGRDAAGTGGLVGPFFSTSSLVILSVTSERPLAFSTSSIQPSHLSWSSVIPRALTREAAVSRALSGATGWTADGGEPEVSVEEAAAVAGVTRTGLLGLVDTGLLSLAATPFESGSCCAGLLASDEEDVGPWGGSEACPRIWLGACSTTVAGWPGIAVPPGSAHFKQRIIYDQRSE; encoded by the exons ATGGTGGCGGCTTCCAAAGGGTCATATCTATTTGGTCTGTTATGTCTCCGGGTCGCGGGACGTGACGCAGCGGGGACCGGAGGTCTCGTCG GTCCATTCTTCTCCACGAGCTCTCTCGTTATTCTCTCCGTGACCTCGGAGAGGCCGCTGGCATTCTCCACTTCGTCTATCCAGCCGAGCCATCTTTCTTGGTCTTCAGTAATTCCACGCGCTCTCACTCGTGAGGCAGCCGTGTCACGGGCACTCAGCGGGGCGACGGGTTGGACCGCAGATGGTGGCGAGCCCGAGGTAAGCGTCGAGGAAGCAGCGGCTGTGGCCGGCGTCACGCGCACTGGTCTTCTTGGTCTGGTGGACACCGGTCTTCTCAGTCTGGCAGCTACCCCGTTCGAATCCGGGTCATGTTGTGCCGGGTTATTGGCCAGCGATGAGGAAGATGTCGGGCCCTGGGGGGGCAGCGAAGCCTGCCCCCGTATC TGGTTAGGGGCTTGCTCCACCACCGTCGCGGGTTGGCCCGGTATTGCAGTACCTCCGGGATCGGCCCACTTCAAACAAAGAATCATATATGATCAGAGGTCAG aatga